Proteins co-encoded in one Malus sylvestris chromosome 7, drMalSylv7.2, whole genome shotgun sequence genomic window:
- the LOC126629022 gene encoding uncharacterized protein LOC126629022 isoform X1: MEIELEPRVKPLEYKVKAMSRESPSQKAGHVLDADLRSHWSTATNTKEWILLELNEPCLLSHIRIYNKSVLEWEISVGLRYKPEAFVKVRPRCEAPRRDMIYPMNYTPCRYVRISCLRGNPISIFFIQLIGVSVVGLEPEFQPVVNHLLPSITSHKQDAQDMHLQLLKDMTSRLVVFLPQLEADLSSFVDSAESNLRFLAMLAGPLYPILNLGNERTAAKSSGNISDSEVSKNSQPSSSLTVSSNFEPRRSRSTLPFVLSTSSSIVFRADAIFLLLRKAYKDSDLGIVCRMAARFLHKLIEPVPAHEGSASPREVTSEDEAAKSEITNPAPLVDYSNLFGEEFQLPDDHWDSSSLNILDIGAVEEGILHVLYACASQPLLCSKLADRTSDFWSALPLVQALLPALRPSVSRPSDIVDDSFSPWKQPIVQQALSQIVATSSSSLYRPLLHACAGYLSSYSPSHAKAACVLIDLCCGVLAPWLSQVVAKVDLAVELLEDLLGVIQGARHSLPCARAALKYFVLALSGHLDDMLGKYKEVKHRILFLVEMLEPFLDPAVGRLKGKIAFGDLSSAYPEKQEENCVIALNVIRTAVQKPAVLPSLESEWRRGTVAPSVLLSVLEPHMQLPPEIDLRTSPASRPLQPEFSSSLSHSSVSHHGVASSKSNSHDEFDGKTDVSDTAVKIDISEDVNLLFSPPELHNIVLTNISSGPNENSSVSKHGDGGSEPKHVGKNFPHQFQTDLKLDSGFSAEYFNVQADYFQLISYQDCELRASEFRRLALDLHSQNEITVESHDAAIDALLLAAECYVNPFFMMSFRGSPKLMKEINTNGTRTPQNHETGMQMLAEKSKSELETIALLERKRDKTVLQILLEAAELDRKYREQVSDAGINPYCTAGFDEQVIMVSALDVQSADAITLVRQNQALVCCFLVQRLQREQHSMHEILMQCMIFLLNSATKLCCAPEHVIDIALGSAEYLNGMLRSLYYQFKDGNLQLEPETIHGIQRRWILLQRLVISSSGGDEEADFAINKSCFRYGNLIPPSAWMQRISTFSRSTSPLVRFLGWMAVSRNARQYMNDQLFLASDLPQLTYLLSVFSDELSLVDNVVNRKYEESGDNIVSASIKGFKFDDQQHRDQSFRVIYPDLSKFFPNMKKQFEAFGETILEAVALQLRSLSSSMVPDILCWFSELCSWPFLYTEQLSARNSHDNLKGYVSKNAKAIILYTLEAIITEHMEAMVPEIPRVVQVLASLCRASYCDVSFLDSVLRLLKPIISYSLCKVCDEERSLVDDSCVNFESLCFDELFNDIKQAANEDNSTEKVYNRGLTIFILASVFPDLSGQSRREMLQSLIFWADFTAFEPTSSFHNYLCAFQSVLESCKLLLVQTLRFFGAIPLELPTDVSNGSSLESHLWFVSDVYPSAGQYKVSEKLNGNNVDADIANKRVYHLFPTEIEEFSKHLEVLIGKLYSTTELCWNLHHQLSKKMTIISTECLMYSRCLASIAKGVNNAQENDSEISFPATSADQFLDHWRYGLEVISETILTLQKNSCWEVASVMLDCLLAVPHKFALNSVIGSICSAIKNSSCDAPKIAWRLQSDKWLLIMLTRGVHSLKECEAPLVDLFCTMLGHPEPEQRSIVLKLLGKLAGQDLSGASDLQSSMLYKNLVSPGLVTSVPESIISHLVSSTWDLVVVLASSDASLLVRTRAMALLVDYIPFAERRLLQSFLAATDSIHGLGELSRSTCEGPSLRLSLALIAGACLYCPDEDISLIPQNVWKNIETLALSKTDGRSGGVEKRACQVLCRLRNEGDEAKEVLREVLSSSSSKQFDPDFESTRESVLQVLASLTSATSYFDIFSNKIDQEVMELEEAELELDILQKEHALQESPNNSKDAHRIPSLSSPLKDDAQLQQIKDCIHSLEKSKLREDIVARRQKKLLMRRDRQKYLEEAALREAELLQELDRERAAEVEKDIERQRLLEIERAKTRELRQNLEMEKERQTQRELQRELEQAEAGVRPSRRDFSSTYSSRPRDRYRERENGRAGSDGSTRSSTGNLQLETSTTSSSMGTMPTVVLSGSRQFSSQPTILQSRDRLDDGGSGYEENLDGSKDSGDTGSVGDPDSVSAFDGQPGGYGSGQRHGSRGSKSRQVVERRERDGRREGKWERKHL, from the exons ATGGAGATAGAGTTGGAGCCGAGGGTGAAACCTCTGGAATACAAAGTCAAGGCAATGTCACGCGAGTCGCCGTCCCAGAAGGCCGGTCACGTGCTCGACGCCGACCTCCGCTCCCACTGGTCCACCGCCACCAATACCAAGGAGTGGATTCTTCTCGAACTCAAC GAACCTTGCTTGCTATCGCACATACGAATTTACAACAAGTCTGTGCTGGAATGGGAGATTTCTGTTGGCTTACGCTACAAG CCAGAGGCGTTTGTAAAAGTTCGCCCACGTTGTGAAGCACCGCGACGCGACATGATATATCCAATGAACTATACTCCCTGCCGCTACGTGCGAATTTCTTGTTTGCGGGGAAATCCTATATCTATTTTCTTCATACAG CTTATTGGGGTTTCAGTGGTTGGCCTGGAGCCAGAGTTTCAACCTGTGGTTAACCACCTGTTGCCATCTATTACATCTCACAAACAAGATGCTCAGGATATGCATCTTCAG TTGCTTAAAGACATGACAAGTCGGTTGGTTGTGTTCCTTCCCCAACTTGAG GCAGACCTTAGCAGTTTTGTGGATTCTGCTGAATCTAACTTACGCTTTCTTGCTATGCTTGCTGGTCCTTTGTATCCGATACTTAATCTTGGGAATGAAAG GACAGCTGCAAAGTCTTCGGGCAATATCTCAGATTCTGAAGTTTCTAAAAATAGCCAGCCGTCATCATCCCTAACCGTGTCTTCTAATTTTGAG CCACGGAGATCACGCAGCACTTTACCTTTTGTCCTATCGACATCCAGTTCTATAGTATTCAGGGCAGATGCAATTTTTCTGCTGTTGAGAAAGGCATATAAAGATTCTGATCTAGGAATCGTTTGCAGAATG GCTGCAAGATTTTTACATAAGCTTATAGAGCCTGTTCCAGCACATGAAGGATCGGCATCTCCTCGTGAAGTGACATCTGAAGATGAAGCAGCAAAGTCTGAAATAACTAATCCCGCTCCTTTAGTTGATTACTCAAACTTGTTTGGGGAAGAATTCCAGTTGCCGGATGATCACTGGGACTCAAGCTCTCTTAACATCTTGGATATAGGAGCAGTGGAGGAAGGGATTTTACACGTTCTTTATGCGTGTGCGTCACAG CCTCTTCTCTGCAGCAAATTAGCTGATAGGACTTCTGACTTCTGGTCTGCGTTACCGCTAGTTCAAGCGTTACTTCCAG CACTTCGTCCCTCTGTTAGCCGTCCTTCCGACATTGTTGATGACAGTTTCTCTCCATGGAAACAACCAATTGTGCAACAAGCCCTCTCTCAG ATTGTAGCAACATCGTCCTCATCATTATACCGTCCACTTCTTCATGCCTGTGCTGGCTATTTATCTTCATATTCACCATCACAT GCTAAGGCTGCATGTGTTTTAATTGATCTGTGTTGTGGTGTGCTAGCACCTTGGCTAAGTCAAGTTGTTGCAAAG GTTGATCTGGCTGTAGAGCTTCTAGAGGACCTTTTGGGTGTAATTCAG GGTGCTCGCCATTCCCTGCCTTGTGCTCGTGCTGCCTTAAAATACTTTGTTCTGGCTCTCTCTGGTCATTTGGATGATATGCTAGGAAAGTATAAG GAAGTCAAGCACAGGATACTCTTTCTTGTGGAGATGCTAGAGCCTTTCCTTGATCCTGCTGTAGGCAGATTGAAGGGGAAAATAGCCTTTGGAGATCTATCTTCTGCATATCCAGAAAAGCAGGAAGAGAATTGTGTTATTGCCCTCAATGTTATTCGTACAGCAGTGCAGAAACCAGCAGTTCTCCCTTCATTGGAATCTGAATGGAGGCGTGGAACAGTTGCTCCTAG TGTGTTACTCTCGGTATTGGAACCTCACATGCAGTTGCCTCCTGAAATTGATCTTCGTACGTCTCCTGCCTCCAGACCACTGCAACCTGAATTTTCATCTAGTTTATCCCATTCTTCAGTTTCTCACCATGGGGTAGCATCTTCAAAATCAAACAGCCACGATGAATTTGATGGGAAGACAGATGTTTCTGATACAGCCGTAAAAATTGACATTTCAGAAGACGTCAATCTTCTTTTTTCTCCTCCGGAACTGCATAACATTGTACTGACAAATATATCCAGTGGTCCCAATGAGAACAGCTCTGTCTCTAAGCATGGGGATGGTGGATCTGAACCAAAACATGTTGGGAAAAATTTTCCACACCAGTTTCAAACTGACTTAAAACTAGATTCTGGTTTCTCAGCGGAATATTTCAACGTGCAGGCCGATTATTTTCAACTTATAAGCTATCAAGACTGCGAGCTCAGGGCTTCTGAATTCCGTCGTTTGGCCTTAGATTTGCATTCACAGAACGAGATTACTGTTGAGAGTCATGATGCTGCTATAGATGCTTTGCTCTTGGCAGCAGAGTGCTATGTCAATCCCTTTTTTATGATGTCTTTCAGAGgcagtccaaagttaatgaaggAAATAAACACTAATGGGACTAGGACTCCACAAAATCATGAAACGGGGATGCAAATGCTCGCTGAAAAGTCTAAGAGTGAATTAGAAACCATAGCTCTTCTTGAAAGGAAAAGAGACAAAACTGTTCTTCAAATTCTGCTTGAGGCTGCAGAGTTAGACAGGAAATATCGAGAACAAGTTTCAGATGCAGGAATTAATCCGTACTGCACTGCAGGATTTGATGAACAAGTTATTATGGTGTCTGCCCTTGATGTACAATCTGCAGATGCTATCACCTTGGTTCGACAAAATCAAGCTTTGGTGTGCTGCTTTCTGGTCCAACGATTGCAAAGGGAGCAGCACTCAATGCATGAAATTCTTATGCAGTGCATGATATTTTTGTTGAATTCTGCTACCAAGCTATGCTGTGCTCCAGAACATGTGATTGACATTGCATTAGGATCCGCTGAGTACTTAAATGGGATGCTCAGATCCCTGTATTACCAGTTCAAAGATGGCAATCTCCAGTTGGAGCCAGAAACAATACATGGGATACAACGACGGTGGATACTTCTTCAAAGATTGGTTATTTCTTCAAGTGGTGGTGATGAGGAAGCAGACTTTGCAATCAATAAAAGTTGTTTTCGTTATGGAAATCTGATTCCACCTTCAGCCTGGATGCAGAGGATATCTACGTTTTCCAGATCCACATCCCCTCTTGTTCGATTTCTTGGTTGGATGGCAGTATCTCGTAATGCAAGACAGTACATGAATGATCAGCTTTTTCTTGCTTCAGATCTACCACAGCTGACGTACTTATTATCTGTATTTTCAGATGAACTTTCTTTAGTGGATAATGTTGTCAATCGAAAATATGAAGAATCAGGAGACAACATTGTTTCTGCATCCATTAAAGGATTTAAATTTGATGATCAGCAACATCGGGACCAATCTTTTCGTGTCATCTATCCTGACCTCTCTAAGTTCTTTCCCAATATGAAAAAGCAATTTGAAGCTTTTGGAGAAACCATTTTGGAGGCTGTTGCACTGCAGTTGAGGTCCCTTTCTTCGAGTATGGTGCCTGATATTTTATGTTGGTTCTCTGAGTTGTGTTCATGGCCATTTCTTTATACAGAGCAGCTTTCTGCACGAAACAGTCATGACAATTTGAAAGGTTATGTTTCAAAGAATGCCAAAGCAATCATCCTTTATACACTTGAAGCCATCATAACTGAGCACATGGAGGCAATGGTGCCTGAGATACCTAGAGTGGTGCAAGTGCTGGCATCCCTTTGTAGGGCATCTTACTGCGATGTATCATTTCTGGATTCTGTATTGCGTTTGTTGAAACCAATTATCTCGTATTCTTTATGTAAGGTGTGCGATGAGGAAAGGTCATTGGTTGATGATTCATGTGTTAATTTTGAGTCATTATGCTTTGATGAGCTTTTCAATGACATCAAGCAGGCAGCAAATGAAGATAATTCTACAGAAAAAGTGTACAACAGAGGATTGACAATTTTCATTTTGGCGTCTGTCTTTCCTGATTTATCTGGTCAGAGTAGGAGGGAAATGCTGCAGTCCCTGATTTTTTGGGCTGATTTTACTGCCTTTGAGCCAACTTCTTCTTTCCACAATTACCTTTGTGCATTTCAGAGTGTTCTGGAGAGTTGCAAACTTCTGTTAGTTCAGACTTTACGATTCTTTGGTGCCATCCCACTGGAGCTGCCCACTGATGTATCAAATGGTAGTAGTTTGGAGTCACATTTGTGGTTTGTCAGTGATGTCTACCCGAGTGCTGGTCAATATAAGGTTTCCGAGAAGTTGAATGGTAATAATGTTGATGCTGATATTGCGAACAAAAGGGTCTATCATTTATTTCCCACGGAGATAGAAGAATTCTCAAAACACTTGGAGGTTCTCATTGGTAAGCTTTACTCAACGACTGAGCTGTGTTGGAATCTTCATCATCAACTATCTAAGAAGATGACTATTATATCAACAGAGTGTCTTATGTACTCAAGATGCTTGGCATCAATTGCAAAAGGAGTCAACAACGCTCAAGAAAATGACTCTGAAATTTCTTTCCCAGCTACTTCAGCTGACCAGTTCCTTGATCATTGGAGGTATGGCTTAGAAGTAATTTCTGAGACCATTCTGACCCTTCAGAAAAACAGCTGCTGGGAAGTTGCATCTGTCATGCTTGATTGCCTACTTGCTGTGCCCCATAAGTTTGCCCTTAATAGTGTGATTGGCTCCATCTGTTCTGCAATAAAGAACAGTTCTTGCGATGCACCGAAAATTGCTTGGCGATTACAAAGTGATAAATGGTTATTGATTATGCTTACTAGAGGTGTCCATTCCCTTAAGGAATGTGAGGCTCCTCTTGTTGATTTGTTCTGTACAATGCTGGGTCATCCTGAACCTGAGCAACGATCTATAGTGCTTAAGCTCTTGGGAAAGCTTGCTGGCCAAGATTTGAGTGGGGCAAGTGACCTTCAATCTTCCATGCTCTACAAAAATTTAGTTTCACCTGGTTTAGTTACATCTGTTCCCGAGTCAATAATCTCTCATTTGGTTTCAAGTACATGGGATCTGGTGGTTGTGCTGGCATCATCTGATGCATCGTTACTTGTAAGGACTCGTGCGATGGCACTTCTTGTTGATTATATCCCATTTGCTGAGCGACGTCTGTTACAGTCTTTTCTCGCGGCAACTGATAGTATTCATGGTTTGGGAGAGCTTTCCCGTTCTACTTGTGAGGGCCCATCGCTGAGGCTTTCATTGGCACTGATTGCTGGTGCTTGTCTATACTGTCCAGATGAAGATATCTCTCTGATTCCTCAAAATGTTTGGAAGAATATTGAGACTCTAGCATTGTCAAAAACTG ATGGCAGGTCTGGGGGTGTCGAGAAAAGGGCTTGCCAAGTCTTATGTAGATTAAGAAATGAAGGGGATGAAGCTAAAGAG GTCCTGAGAGAAGTGTTATCTTCAAGCTCTTCAAAACAATTTGACCCAGATTTTGAAAGTACTCGTGAGTCTGTTCTTCAG GTCCTTGCCAGTTTAACTTCTGCAACGTCGTACTTCGACATTTTCTCAAACAAAATTGACCAAGAAGTCATG GAACTAGAGGAGGCTGAATTGGAATTGGATATTCTTCAGAAAGAACATGCATTACAAGAATCACCTAACAATTCTAAAGATGCACACCGGATTCCTTCTTTAAGCT CTCCTCTGAAAGATGATGCACAGCTTCAGCAAATCAAGGATTGCATTCATTCCTT AGAAAAGTCCAAGCTACGTGAAGACATAGTTGCCCGCAGGCAGAAAAAACTTCTCATGAGACGTGACCGGCAGAAGTATTTGGAGGAGGCAGCTTTACGAGAAGCTGAGCTACTTCAAGAACTTGACAG GGAGAGAGCAGCTGAAGTTGAAAAGGATATCGAGAGGCAGAGATTGCTAGAAATTGAGCGTGCAAAAACGAGGGAGCTGCGACAAAACCTCGAGATGGAGAAAGAAAGGCAAACACAG AGAGAGCTTCAGCGTGAACTAGAACAGGCTGAAGCAGGAGTACGACCATCACGACGCGACTTCTCCTCTACTTACAGCAG TCGGCCCCGAGATAGGTATCGTGAAAGAGAAAATGGAAGAGCGGGTAGTGACGGTAGCACAAGATCAAGTACCGGAAACTTGCAGCTCGAAACTTCAACTACCAGTTCTTCCATGGGGACCATGCCAACTGTGGTTCTGTCTGGGTCCCGGCAATTTTCAAGCCAGCCTACGATTTTACAATCACGTGATCGTCTGGATGATGGCGGCAGTGGTTATGAAGAAAATCTGGATGGAAGCAAGGACTCTGGTGACACGGGTAGTGTTGGAGATCCGGACTCAGTATCAGCATTTGACGGACAACCTGGTGGATATGGGTCAGGTCAGAGGCATGGTTCTAGGGGGAGCAAATCCAGGCAGGTAGTGGAGCGGAGGGAACGCGATGGTAGACGAGAAGGAAAATGGGAAAGGAAACATTTATGA